One part of the Populus alba chromosome 18, ASM523922v2, whole genome shotgun sequence genome encodes these proteins:
- the LOC118052083 gene encoding zinc finger BED domain-containing protein DAYSLEEPER, whose translation MATLEEKNLQLIGTPENQMATLEEKNQLITTLEYQMLTLEEKNQLVAALEYQMTTFEENSRSTPGPETQPSKRRKRKSMVWEHFTIETLSSDCRRAFCKQCRRSFAYSMGSKVSGTSHLKRHIAKGTCLAPLHNQGNRQTPGTPKMNGNSSMSDPPRRRYRSRDSASISSDLDHFRQKIARMMIMHDYPLHMVEHPGFVNFVKSLEPRYDKVSFNTVQGDCILGYLREKQNVMKFIECLPGRVCLTLNVWTSSQSSSYVFITGHFIDGDWKPQRRILNVVMEPYPDSDAALGHAVASCLSDWSLEGKLFSITFNHPVCEPGRENLRSLLCIKNPLIINGQLLFGNCSAHALSSFAKDVLWEGREIIKKVRYSVKYVKTTESHEQKFRELKQQLQVPSEKGLSLDNQAQWNTTYQMLVAASELKEVFSCLDTFDPNYKEAPSMKDWKRVDIMCTYLKPLFDAANFLASRTGPTQNTFFHEVWKMHDLYHSITSHGDPFVIGLAKIMQEKMDKYLKECILALAIVAVMDPRFKMKLIEFSFLRFYGEEAGKHVKIIDGGLHELFLEYVRLPHPLTSAYAEDGNFENNTRTEEISDNGLTDCDVYVETTSQNTKSELEQYLEESLLPRHQEMDVLKWWEENKLKYPTLSKMARDILTMQVSTAEPDTVFDTEIKELDSYRSSLRPETVEALVCAKDWLRY comes from the coding sequence ATGGCAACCcttgaagagaagaatctgCAGCTTATTGGTACTCCAGAAAACCAGATGGCAACACTTGAAGAGAAGAATCAGTTGATTACTACTCTAGAATATCAGATGTTGACTCTTGAAGAGAAGAATCAGCTGGTTGCTGCTCTAGAATACCAGATGACAACCTTTGAAGAGAATAGTCGCTCGACGCCTGGTCCTGAAACACAGCCTAGCAAGCGGAGGAAAAGGAAGTCCATGGTTTGGGAGCACTTCACCATAGAAACTCTAAGCTCCGACTGTAGAAGGGCATTCTGTAAGCAGTGCAGGCGAAGTTTTGCTTACAGCATGGGTTCAAAAGTATCTGGTACCAGCCATCTTAAACGTCACATTGCCAAGGGAACTTGTCTAGCACCACTACACAATCAGGGGAATCGACAAACACCAGGTACTCCAAAGATGAATGGAAATAGCAGTATGTCTGATCCACCAAGACGTCGTTACAGATCCCGAGACTCAGCCAGCATTTCATCTGATTTAGACCATTTCCGCCAAAAAATTGCCAGAATGATGATAATGCATGATTACCCTCTTCACATGGTCGAACATCCTGGATTTGTAAATTTTGTCAAAAGTCTTGAACCGAGATATGACAAGGTGAGCTTTAATACAGTGCAAGGAGATTGTATCTTGGGTTACTTGAGGGAAAAGCAAAACGTTATGAAGTTTATTGAGTGTTTGCCTGGACGTGTTTGCCTTACATTGAACGTGTGGACATCTAGCCAAAGCTCAAGTTATGTGTTTATAACAGGACACTTCATTGATGGTGACTGGAAGCCACAGAGGCGGATTCTCAATGTGGTGATGGAACCATATCCTGACTCGGATGCAGCTCTTGGCCATGCTGTTGCTAGTTGCCTATCTGATTGGAGTTTGGAAGGCAAGCTATTTTCTATCACTTTCAATCATCCAGTGTGTGAACCAGGGCGTGAAAACCTCAGATCTCTACTCTGTATCAAAAATCCCCTTATCATTAACGGTCAGTTACTGTTTGGGAACTGCAGTGCTCATGCATTAAGCAGCTTTGCAAAAGATGTGCTGTGGGAAGGGCGAGAGATCATCAAGAAAGTCCGTTACAGTGTGAAGTATGTGAAGACCACAGAATCCCATGAGCAAAAGTTCCGTGAGCTCAAGCAACAGCTTCAGGTCCCCAGTGAAAAAGGCCTGTCTCTTGATAACCAAGCTCAATGGAACACGACATATCAGATGCTGGTTGCGGCTTCAGAGTTAAAGGAAGTTTTTTCTTGCTTAGATACTTTTGATCCTAATTACAAAGAGGCTCCATCCATGAAAGACTGGAAGCGGGTGGACATTATGTGCACATACTTGAAACCTCTTTTTGATGCAGCCAACTTCCTTGCCTCTAGAACAGGCCCAACCCAAAATACATTCTTTCACGAAGTGTGGAAGATGCATGATCTGTATCATTCTATTACAAGCCATGGGGATCCCTTTGTCATCGGTCTTGCTAAAATAATGCAAGAAAAGATGGACAAATATTTGAAGGAGTGCATCCTGGCTTTGGCAATTGTTGCAGTCATGGATCCTCGATTTAAGATGAAGTTGATTGAGTTCAGTTTTCTGAGATTCTACGGTGAAGAAGCTGGCAAACATGTAAAGATCATTGACGGTGGGCTCCACGAACTGTTTCTTGAATATGTGAGACTTCCTCACCCTCTTACTTCAGCTTATGCTGAAGATGGAAATTTTGAGAACAACACGAGGACAGAAGAAATTTCAGACAACGGGCTTACAGATTGTGATGTGTATGTGGAGACTACTAGCCAAAATACGAAGTCGGAGCTGGAGCAGTATTTAGAAGAGTCTTTGCTGCCTCGCCACCAAGAGATGGATGTGTTGAAATGGTGGGAAGAAAACAAGCTCAAATatccaactctttcaaaaatgGCTCGTGATATTTTGACCATGCAGGTATCTACTGCTGAACCTGACACTGTATTTGATACCGAGATCAAAGAACTGGATTCGTACCGGAGTTCCTTGAGACCTGAAACAGTGGAAGCCCTTGTGTGTGCTAAAGACTGGCTTCGGTACTGA
- the LOC118052082 gene encoding probable galactinol--sucrose galactosyltransferase 6 isoform X1: MLSKFCHRNINVRSCTINSRPCFHLPSSSTGFSLNFFKAKTKKPSLSVCRYSSNYKALSLLAFQRSEIPSTPLRKEEEKEAMTIKPAVRISESKLVVKDRTILTGVPDNVMATSGSSSGPVDGVFLGVVFDQENSRHVVSLGALRDVRFMACFRFKLWWMAQKMGDQGRDIPLETQFLLVETKDGSHLESDGGDEENQIVYTVFLPLIEGSFRACLQGNADDELELCLESGDAETKRTSFSHSVFIHAGTDPFRTITEAVRAVKLHLKTFRQRHEKKLPGIVDYFGWCTWDAFYQEVTQEGVEAGLESLASGGTPPKFVIIDDGWQSVGGDPQEKINDQDEKKQNQQPLLRLTGIKENAKFQKKDDPTAGIKSIVNVAKEKHGLKYVYVWHAITGYWGGVRPEVKEMEEYGSTLKYPMVSKGVVENEPTWKNDVMALQGLGLVNPKNVYKFYNELHSYLASAGIDGVKVDVQCILETLGGSLGGRVQLTRQYHQALDASVARNFPDNGCIACMSHNTDALYCSKQTAVVRASDDFYPRDPVSHTIHIAAVAYNSVFLGEFMQPDWDMFHSLHPAAVYHASARAISGGPIYVSDAPGKHNFELPKEIVFFSVILPDGSILRARLPGRPTRDCLFSDPARDGVSLLKIWNMNKFTGVLGVYNCQGAAWNSTERKNTFHQTKNEVLTGAIRGRDVHLIAEAAMDLNWDGNCAVYCHRTGELVTLPYNAALPMSLKVLEHEIFTVTPVKDLAPGFSFAPLGLTNMFNAGGAIEGLKYEVKGGAGLSNLDDGYKGESSCVSEQRVENCSDELVGKVSMEVKGCGKFGAYSSAKPRKCIVDTNVVEFVYDSDSGLVSLTLDSMPEEGKLHVVEIEL; the protein is encoded by the exons atgttgtCAAAATTTTGTCACCGTAATATTAATGTACGATCTTGCACTATAAATAGCAGACCTTGTTTTCACCTGCCTTCATCTTCTACTGGGTTCTCTTTAAACTTCTTTAAAGCAAAAACCAAAAAGCCTTCTCTTTCTG TTTGCAGGTATTCTTCGAACTATAAAGCACTCTCTTTGTTAGCATTTCAG AGGAGCGAAATCCCATCAACTCCTTTAAGAAAGGAAGAGGAAAAGGAAGCAATGACGATCAAACCGGCGGTTCGAATTTCGGAAAGCAAATTGGTCGTTAAAGACCGGACGATATTGACTGGTGTACCAGACAATGTTATGGCAACATCCGGTTCAAGTTCAGGTCCGGTCGATGGAGTGTTTCTAGGCGTGGTTTTCGATCAAGAAAATAGTAGACATGTGGTTTCTTTGGGTGCTCTACGTGATGTCCGGTTCATGGCTTGTTTCCGGTTTAAGCTATGGTGGATGGCTCAAAAGATGGGAGATCAAGGGAGAGATATTCCTCTAGAGACACAGTTTTTATTGGTGGAAACTAAAGACGGTTCCCACCTTGAATCAGACGGTGGAGATGAAGAGAATCAGATTGTATACACTGTTTTCCTGCCGTTGATTGAAGGATCATTCAGGGCCTGTTTGCAGGGGAATGCTGACGACGAGCTTGAACTCTGTTTGGAAAGTGGTGATGCAGAGACTAAAAGGACATCGTTTTCTCATTCTGTGTTCATTCATGCTGGGACGGATCCGTTTAGGACTATAACGGAGGCTGTTAGAGCCGTTAAGTTGCATCTAAAGACTTTCCGTCAACGGCACGAGAAAAAATTGCCTGGAATTGTTGATTATTTTGGTTGGTGTACCTGGGATGCTTTCTATCAAGAAGTTACACAAGAAGGGGTGGAAGCCGGGCTAGAAAGTCTGGCTTCTGGTGGTACCCCACCAAAGTTTGTGATCATTGATGATGGATGGCAATCAGTTGGTGGTGACCCACAAGAGAAAATCAATGATCAAGAtgagaagaaacaaaatcaGCAACCGTTGCTCAGGTTGACTGGGATTAAAGAAAATGCAAAGTTCCAAAAGAAAGATGATCCCACAGCGGGGATCAAGAGCATAGTGAACGTAGCGAAGGAAAAACATGGGCTAAAGTATGTGTATGTGTGGCATGCTATTACTGGATATTGGGGTGGGGTTCGCCCAGAAGTTAAGGAGATGGAGGAGTATGGTTCAACGCTGAAGTATCCAATGGTGTCAAAGGGGGTGGTGGAGAATGAGCCCACATGGAAAAATGATGTCATGGCGTTGCAGGGATTAGGGCTGGTGAATCCAAAAAATGTTTACAAGTTTTATAACGAGTTGCATAGTTATCTGGCATCTGCCGGCATTGATGGAGTTAAGGTGGATGTTCAATGTATATTGGAGACACTTGGTGGTAGTTTGGGTGGCAGGGTTCAATTGACCAGGCAATACCATCAGGCTCTTGATGCTTCTGTCGCAAGGAACTTCCCTGATAATGGCTGCATTGCTTGCATGAGCCATAATACTGATGCTTTGTACTG CTCCAAACAAACGGCAGTGGTGAGAGCATCGGATGATTTCTACCCGCGTGATCCAGTATCACACACCATCCATATAGCGGCGGTGGCGTATAACAGTGTTTTCTTGGGAGAGTTCATGCAGCCTGATTGGGACATGTTCCATTCTCTACATCCAGCTGCTGTATACCATGCTTCTGCTAGGGCTATTAGTGGTGGACCCATCTATGTTAG TGATGCACCAGGGAAGCACAACTTTGAGCTTCctaaagaaattgtttttttttctgttatccTTCCTGATGGGTCAATTCTTCGAGCCCGTTTGCCTGGCAGGCCCACCCGTGACTGCTTGTTCTCCGACCCAGCCCGCGACGGCGTTAG CTTATTGAAAATATGGAACATGAACAAGTTCACAGGGGTCCTAGGAGTCTACAATTGCCAAGGAGCAGCATGGAACAGCACTGAAAGAAAGAACACGTTCCACCAAACCAAAAATGAGGTACTGACAGGCGCCATTAGGGGTCGTGATGTTCACCTCATCGCTGAAGCTGCTATGGACCTCAACTGGGATGGTAACTGTGCTGTCTATTGTCATCGGACTGGAGAACTTGTCACCCTCCCATACAATGCAGCATTGCCAATGTCACTCAAAGTCCTAGAGCATGAAATATTTACAGTCACTCCCGTCAAGGACTTGGCACCCGGGTTCAGCTTTGCACCCCTGGGGCTAACCAACATGTTCAATGCTGGTGGAGCCATTGAGGGGCTAAAGTATGAAGTGAAAGGTGGTGCTGGATTATCAAATCTTGATGATGGATACAAGGGTGAAAGTAGTTGTGTGAGTGAACAGAGGGTGGAGAACTGTAGTGATGAACTGGTAGGGAAAGTTAGCATGGAGGTTAAAGGATGTGGCAAGTTTGGTGCTTACTCATCTGCTAAGCCAAGAAAGTGCATCGTGGACACAAATGTGGTCGAATTTGTGTATGATTCAGATTCTGGTTTGGTTAGTCTTACCTTGGATAGCATGCCTGAGGAGGGCAAGCTTCATGTAGTTGAGATTGAGTTATAG
- the LOC118052082 gene encoding probable galactinol--sucrose galactosyltransferase 6 isoform X2: protein MTIKPAVRISESKLVVKDRTILTGVPDNVMATSGSSSGPVDGVFLGVVFDQENSRHVVSLGALRDVRFMACFRFKLWWMAQKMGDQGRDIPLETQFLLVETKDGSHLESDGGDEENQIVYTVFLPLIEGSFRACLQGNADDELELCLESGDAETKRTSFSHSVFIHAGTDPFRTITEAVRAVKLHLKTFRQRHEKKLPGIVDYFGWCTWDAFYQEVTQEGVEAGLESLASGGTPPKFVIIDDGWQSVGGDPQEKINDQDEKKQNQQPLLRLTGIKENAKFQKKDDPTAGIKSIVNVAKEKHGLKYVYVWHAITGYWGGVRPEVKEMEEYGSTLKYPMVSKGVVENEPTWKNDVMALQGLGLVNPKNVYKFYNELHSYLASAGIDGVKVDVQCILETLGGSLGGRVQLTRQYHQALDASVARNFPDNGCIACMSHNTDALYCSKQTAVVRASDDFYPRDPVSHTIHIAAVAYNSVFLGEFMQPDWDMFHSLHPAAVYHASARAISGGPIYVSDAPGKHNFELPKEIVFFSVILPDGSILRARLPGRPTRDCLFSDPARDGVSLLKIWNMNKFTGVLGVYNCQGAAWNSTERKNTFHQTKNEVLTGAIRGRDVHLIAEAAMDLNWDGNCAVYCHRTGELVTLPYNAALPMSLKVLEHEIFTVTPVKDLAPGFSFAPLGLTNMFNAGGAIEGLKYEVKGGAGLSNLDDGYKGESSCVSEQRVENCSDELVGKVSMEVKGCGKFGAYSSAKPRKCIVDTNVVEFVYDSDSGLVSLTLDSMPEEGKLHVVEIEL, encoded by the exons ATGACGATCAAACCGGCGGTTCGAATTTCGGAAAGCAAATTGGTCGTTAAAGACCGGACGATATTGACTGGTGTACCAGACAATGTTATGGCAACATCCGGTTCAAGTTCAGGTCCGGTCGATGGAGTGTTTCTAGGCGTGGTTTTCGATCAAGAAAATAGTAGACATGTGGTTTCTTTGGGTGCTCTACGTGATGTCCGGTTCATGGCTTGTTTCCGGTTTAAGCTATGGTGGATGGCTCAAAAGATGGGAGATCAAGGGAGAGATATTCCTCTAGAGACACAGTTTTTATTGGTGGAAACTAAAGACGGTTCCCACCTTGAATCAGACGGTGGAGATGAAGAGAATCAGATTGTATACACTGTTTTCCTGCCGTTGATTGAAGGATCATTCAGGGCCTGTTTGCAGGGGAATGCTGACGACGAGCTTGAACTCTGTTTGGAAAGTGGTGATGCAGAGACTAAAAGGACATCGTTTTCTCATTCTGTGTTCATTCATGCTGGGACGGATCCGTTTAGGACTATAACGGAGGCTGTTAGAGCCGTTAAGTTGCATCTAAAGACTTTCCGTCAACGGCACGAGAAAAAATTGCCTGGAATTGTTGATTATTTTGGTTGGTGTACCTGGGATGCTTTCTATCAAGAAGTTACACAAGAAGGGGTGGAAGCCGGGCTAGAAAGTCTGGCTTCTGGTGGTACCCCACCAAAGTTTGTGATCATTGATGATGGATGGCAATCAGTTGGTGGTGACCCACAAGAGAAAATCAATGATCAAGAtgagaagaaacaaaatcaGCAACCGTTGCTCAGGTTGACTGGGATTAAAGAAAATGCAAAGTTCCAAAAGAAAGATGATCCCACAGCGGGGATCAAGAGCATAGTGAACGTAGCGAAGGAAAAACATGGGCTAAAGTATGTGTATGTGTGGCATGCTATTACTGGATATTGGGGTGGGGTTCGCCCAGAAGTTAAGGAGATGGAGGAGTATGGTTCAACGCTGAAGTATCCAATGGTGTCAAAGGGGGTGGTGGAGAATGAGCCCACATGGAAAAATGATGTCATGGCGTTGCAGGGATTAGGGCTGGTGAATCCAAAAAATGTTTACAAGTTTTATAACGAGTTGCATAGTTATCTGGCATCTGCCGGCATTGATGGAGTTAAGGTGGATGTTCAATGTATATTGGAGACACTTGGTGGTAGTTTGGGTGGCAGGGTTCAATTGACCAGGCAATACCATCAGGCTCTTGATGCTTCTGTCGCAAGGAACTTCCCTGATAATGGCTGCATTGCTTGCATGAGCCATAATACTGATGCTTTGTACTG CTCCAAACAAACGGCAGTGGTGAGAGCATCGGATGATTTCTACCCGCGTGATCCAGTATCACACACCATCCATATAGCGGCGGTGGCGTATAACAGTGTTTTCTTGGGAGAGTTCATGCAGCCTGATTGGGACATGTTCCATTCTCTACATCCAGCTGCTGTATACCATGCTTCTGCTAGGGCTATTAGTGGTGGACCCATCTATGTTAG TGATGCACCAGGGAAGCACAACTTTGAGCTTCctaaagaaattgtttttttttctgttatccTTCCTGATGGGTCAATTCTTCGAGCCCGTTTGCCTGGCAGGCCCACCCGTGACTGCTTGTTCTCCGACCCAGCCCGCGACGGCGTTAG CTTATTGAAAATATGGAACATGAACAAGTTCACAGGGGTCCTAGGAGTCTACAATTGCCAAGGAGCAGCATGGAACAGCACTGAAAGAAAGAACACGTTCCACCAAACCAAAAATGAGGTACTGACAGGCGCCATTAGGGGTCGTGATGTTCACCTCATCGCTGAAGCTGCTATGGACCTCAACTGGGATGGTAACTGTGCTGTCTATTGTCATCGGACTGGAGAACTTGTCACCCTCCCATACAATGCAGCATTGCCAATGTCACTCAAAGTCCTAGAGCATGAAATATTTACAGTCACTCCCGTCAAGGACTTGGCACCCGGGTTCAGCTTTGCACCCCTGGGGCTAACCAACATGTTCAATGCTGGTGGAGCCATTGAGGGGCTAAAGTATGAAGTGAAAGGTGGTGCTGGATTATCAAATCTTGATGATGGATACAAGGGTGAAAGTAGTTGTGTGAGTGAACAGAGGGTGGAGAACTGTAGTGATGAACTGGTAGGGAAAGTTAGCATGGAGGTTAAAGGATGTGGCAAGTTTGGTGCTTACTCATCTGCTAAGCCAAGAAAGTGCATCGTGGACACAAATGTGGTCGAATTTGTGTATGATTCAGATTCTGGTTTGGTTAGTCTTACCTTGGATAGCATGCCTGAGGAGGGCAAGCTTCATGTAGTTGAGATTGAGTTATAG
- the LOC118052084 gene encoding zinc finger BED domain-containing protein DAYSLEEPER — protein sequence MATPEENNQLVIAPESTPETQPNKRRKKKSIVWEHFTIENVSPGCRRASCNQCKQSFAYSTGSKVAGTSHLKRHIAKGTCPALLRNQTPFTPGMNGNGSMSDPPKRRYRSPSSAYISFDSDRCRHEIARMMIMHDYPLHMVEHSGFLAFVQNLQPRFDMVSFNTVQGDCVATYLREKQNIMKFVEGMPGRVCLTLDMWTSSQSLGYVFITGHFIDSDWRPQSRILNVVMEPYPDSDMAISHAVACCLSDWSLEGKLFSITFNHPVGEPGRENLRSLLCVKDPLIINGQLMIGNCSARILSSIAKDVLWAGREIIKKIRDSIKYVKTSESHEEKFLELKQQLQVPSEKSLSLDNRTQWNSTFQMLVAASELKEVFSCLDTSDPDYKEAPSMEDWKQIEIICTYLKPLFDAANVLTSRNNATPITFFHELWKIHELSRAVASEDPFISSLAKLLREKIDKYLKDCSLALAIAVVMDPRFKMKLVQFRFSKIFGDEAPLYVKIVDDGLHELFLEYVALPLPLTPTYAEDGNFENMKTEDNQGTLLSDHGLTDFDMYIMETTSQNTRSELDQYLEESLLPRLQELDVLDWWKMNKLKYPTLSKLARDILTIQVSTADPDSVFDTEIKELDSYRSSLRPETVEALVCAKDWLQYASAAPAEISNAIVKVGS from the coding sequence ATGGCAACCCCTGAAGAGAATAATCAGCTGGTGATTGCTCCTGAATCTACTCCAGAAACACAGCCTAATAAGCGGAGGAAGAAGAAGTCCATAGTCTGGGAACATTTCACGATAGAAAATGTAAGCCCTGGATGTAGAAGGGCGAGCTGTAACCAGTGCAAGCAAAGTTTTGCATACAGCACGGGATCTAAAGTAGCTGGTACCAGCCATCTCAAACGGCATATTGCCAAAGGAACTTGCCCAGCACTGCTACGCAATCAAACACCATTTACCCCTGGGATGAATGGAAATGGCAGCATGTCCGATCCACCTAAACGTCGCTACAGATCCCCGAGCTCTGCCTACATTTCCTTCGATTCAGACCGTTGCCGTCATGAAATTGCCAGAATGATGATAATGCATGACTACCCTCTTCACATGGTAGAACATTCTGGATTCCTAGCCTTTGTCCAGAATCTTCAACCAAGGTTTGACATGGTGAGCTTCAACACCGTCCAAGGGGATTGTGTTGCCACTTACTTGAGAGAGAAGCAAAACATTATGAAGTTTGTTGAGGGCATGCCTGGGCGTGTCTGCCTTACATTGGACATGTGGACTTCTAGCCAAAGCTTGGGTTATGTGTTTATAACAGGACACTTTATTGATAGTGACTGGAGGCCTCAGAGTAGGATCCTCAATGTTGTGATGGAGCCATATCCTGATTCAGACATGGCAATCAGCCATGCTGTTGCTTGTTGTCTTTCTGATTGGAGTTTGGAAGGCAAACTATTTTCTATCACTTTCAATCATCCAGTGGGTGAACCTGGGCGTGAAAACCTCAGATCTCTTCTCTGTGTCAAAGATCCCCTTATCATCAATGGTCAGTTAATGATTGGGAACTGCAGTGCTCGCATTCTAAGTAGCATTGCAAAAGATGTCCTATGGGCTGGACGAGAGATCATCAAGAAAATCCGTGACAGCATAAAGTACGTGAAGACTTCAGAATCTCATGAGGAAAAGTTCCTTGAGCTCAAGCAACAGCTTCAAGTCCCCAGTGAAAAAAGCCTATCCCTTGACAATAGAACTCAATGGAACTCGACTTTTCAGATGTTGGTTGCTGCTTCCGAGTTAAAGGAAGTATTTTCTTGCTTGGACACTTCTGATCCCGATTACAAAGAAGCCCCTTCCATGGAAGACTGGAAGCAGATTGAGATTATATGCACATACTTGAAACCTCTTTTTGATGCAGCCAATGTCCTTACATCCAGAAATAATGCGACTCCAATAACATTCTTTCATGAACTATGGAAGATTCATGAGCTGTCTCGTGCAGTAGCAAGTGAGGATCCCTTTATCAGCAGTCTTGCTAAACTATTGCGAGAGAAGATTGACAAATATCTTAAGGATTGCAGCCTTGCTTTGGCAATTGCAGTAGTCATGGATCCTCGGTTTAAGATGAAGTTGGTTCAGTTCCGTTTTTCAAAAATCTTTGGTGACGAAGCTCCTTTGTATGTTAAGATTGTTGATGATGGCCTCCATGAGCTGTTTCTTGAATATGTTGCGCTTCCTCTACCCCTTACTCCAACTTATGCTGAAGATGGAAATTTTGAGAACATGAAGACAGAAGATAACCAGGGAACTCTCCTTTCAGACCATGGACTTACAGATTTCGATATGTACATCATGGAGACTACTAGCCAAAATACTAGGTCAGAGCTGGATCAGTATTTGGAGGAGTCTTTATTGCCTCGCTTGCAAGAGTTGGATGTGTTGGACTGGTGGAAAATGAACAAGCTCAAGTATCCGACCCTTTCAAAACTGGCCCGTGATATTTTGACCATCCAGGTATCTACTGCTGATCCTGACTCTGTATTCGATACCGAGATCAAAGAGCTGGATTCATACCGGAGTTCTTTGAGACCTGAGACAGTGGAAGCCCTTGTGTGTGCTAAGGACTGGCTTCAGTATGCGTCTGCTGCACCTGCTGAAATTTCAAATGCGATTGTCAAAGTAGGGTCTTAG